In the Anoplopoma fimbria isolate UVic2021 breed Golden Eagle Sablefish chromosome 7, Afim_UVic_2022, whole genome shotgun sequence genome, one interval contains:
- the LOC129093170 gene encoding transmembrane protein 151A has protein sequence MQTEEETATAEEPILEEGSGREQQRPVQQSLASSLCRESHWKCLLLTLLMYGCFATLAWCALCRVPVLGSSSSVHLGADDDATSAAYYNDILHLESPCSSGYVYIPLAFLAMLYVVYLVECWHCFSKTAMLAHAEFQEVYERVQRLQQATPCIWWKAISYHYVRRTRQVTRYRNGDAYTTTQVYHERVNTHASSSEFDYARYGVKDVSKELLDLRRHPAVRLRFTKCFSFSSARAEAAYLTQRARFFGENEGLDDYMEAREGMHLKNVDFREHILAFPDPAHQPWFSRHRVFWLASAFLLSWPLRVVSEHRTAYVHYHVEKLFGEDEDGGRGDGVEGGTENGIHLGVGLNGTSYRAISRVNTVDMTELEWHIRCNQQMVPSYSEALLMDLDISGGTNPTASTPISGPTSSTPSQGTNPPTLALPVVFNSAYLLQSCPRCRRTTSSSSLPSRLRAPMGTTALLNATVAGIRAAGQGGGGIGGRLVLSRSGFSLGRLAGGRQNSLFHSRSMGGGLGGSREDGGGSGGGGGGGGGGFLGLGSRQDNEETRGVLEGEGDDEEEEEEQEQQQQQEEEEVRRREQGSGGRERDEEAEQDSGGGGEVREGDGGGRERPPSYQDAFFFPVLIIHGEESCHAGDDM, from the exons CAACGGCCAGTCCAGCAGTCTCTGGCCTCCTCCCTGTGTCGGGAGTCCCATTGGAAGTGCCTCCTCCTGACCCTCCTCATGTACGGCTGCTTCGCCACGCTTGCCTGGTGCGCTCTCTGTCGCGTCCCCGTTCtcggctcctcctcctccgtacATCTCGGTGCTGACGACGATGCCACCTCTGCAGCCTACTACAATGACATCCTACACCTGGAGAGTCCGTGCTCCAGCGGCTACGTCTACATCCCCCTGGCCTTCCTGGCAATGCTGTATGTGGTTTACTTGGTGGAGTGTTGGCACTGCTTCTCTAAGACGGCAATGTTGGCTCATGCTGAATTCCAG GAAGTGTACGAGCGTGTGCAGAGACTTCAGCAGGCCACACCCTGCATTTGGTGGAAGGCCATCAGCTATCACTACGTGAGGAGGACCAGACAGGTGACAAGATACCGCAACGGAGATGCATATACGACCACACAG GTCTACCATGAGCGGGTGAACACTCATGCGTCCAGTTCAGAGTTTGACTACGCCCGCTACGGTGTCAAAGACGTATCAAAGGAGCTGCTGGACCTGCGACGGCACCCTGCTGTTCGCCTCCGTTTCACCAAGTGTTTCAG CTTCTCCAGTGCACGTGCAGAAGCTGCCTACCTCACCCAG CGAGCACGCTTCTTCGGGGAAAACGAGGGTCTTGACGACTACATGGAGGCCAGGGAGGGAATGCACCTGAAGAACGTGGATTTCCGCGAACACATCCTGGCATTCCCCGATCCGGCTCACCAGCCCTGGTTTTCTCGGCACAGGGTGTTCTGGCTGGCTTCTGCCTTCCTTCTGTCGTGGCCGCTGCGGGTTGTGTCCGAACACCGCACAGCATATGTCCACTACCATGTGGAGAAGCTGTTCGGGGAGGACGAGGATg GGGGAAGAGGGGATGGCGTTGAAGGAGGGACTGAGAACGGAATCCACCTGGGAGTTGGTCTTAATGGGACGAGTTACAGAGCCATCTCTCGGGTCAACACGGTGGACATGACAGAATTGGAGTGGCACATTCGCTGTAACCAACAGATGGTCCCGAGCTACTCTGAAGCCCTCCTTATGGACTTGGACATAAGTGGGGGGACAAACCCGACCGCCTCTACGCCCATCTCTGGGCCAACAAGCTCCACTCCCAGCCAGGGGACCAACCCACCAACTCTTGCTCTGCCTGTTGTGTTCAACTCGGCTTACCTCCTCCAGAGCTGCCCCCGATGCAGGAGGACCACGTCGAGTTCCAGTCTTCCCTCCAGGCTAAGGGCCCCCATGGGAACCACAGCCCTCCTGAACGCTACCGTGGCAGGAATCAGGGCAGCAGGGCAGGGAGGCGGGGGTATCGGAGGAAGGTTGGTGCTCAGTCGGAGTGGATTCTCTCTGGGGAGACTTGCAGGAGGTCGCCAGAACAGCCTGTTTCATTCAAGAAGCATGGGAGGAGGGCTGGGAGGAAGTagggaagatggaggaggaagtggaggtggaggcggaggaggaggcggaggattTCTTGGTTTAGGTTCAAGACAGGACAacgaggagacaagaggagtgCTTGAGGGGGAAGGggatgacgaggaggaggaggaggaacaggagcagcagcagcagcaggaggaggaggaggtgaggagaagggAACAGGGAagtggaggcagagagagggacgAAGAAGCGGAGCAAGACAGTGGAGGGGGTGGCGAGGTGAGggagggtgatggaggagggagggaacgTCCTCCATCCTACCAGGACGCATTCTTCTTTCCCGTCCTCATCATACACGGAGAGGAGAGCTGTCATGCCGGAGACGACATGTGA